In Alphaproteobacteria bacterium, one genomic interval encodes:
- a CDS encoding TRAP transporter small permease subunit, with product MLRLVAAFYSKLIAALAMVAGVAIAVICVAIIIDVGMASSGLRPPIWVGAGTEYALLYLTLLSSPWLLRQKGHVTIAGFRNLLRPAHRIVLEKFIYLLALIVMLVLTYFGLVLTWETIRSGNLDIRSFEFPRWLVYLPMPIGFGLLAIEFSRLLFGHDSLYDDQPVEGL from the coding sequence GTGCTTCGCCTCGTCGCGGCGTTCTACAGCAAACTGATTGCGGCGCTGGCCATGGTGGCCGGCGTCGCGATTGCTGTCATCTGCGTCGCGATCATCATCGATGTCGGGATGGCTTCGTCGGGCCTCCGGCCGCCGATTTGGGTCGGTGCCGGCACCGAATATGCGCTCCTGTACCTGACCTTGCTCTCTTCACCCTGGCTTTTACGTCAAAAAGGTCACGTCACGATTGCGGGGTTCAGGAACCTGCTTAGACCGGCGCATCGCATCGTCCTGGAGAAGTTCATATATCTCCTCGCGCTGATCGTGATGCTTGTCTTGACCTACTTCGGCCTCGTGCTGACATGGGAAACAATCAGAAGCGGCAACCTTGATATTCGATCCTTTGAATTCCCGAGGTGGTTAGTCTACCTGCCAATGCCGATCGGCTTCGGCCTCCTCGCGATCGAGTTTTCGCGCCTCCTTTTCGGCCACGATTCGCTTTATGACGACCAGCCGGTAGAGGGACTTTGA